The genomic interval AGTGCCTCGGCCAGCTTGCGGGTCTCGACCGGATCGGACGAGCTCATGTCGATGATCGTGCCGCCGGCGGCCATGCCGGCAGCCAATCCCGGCGCGTCGCTCTCGCCCAGCACCACCCGGCCCACGATCCGGCTGTTGGGCAACATCAGGATGACGATTGTCGCCGCCCGACCGACTTCGCCGGGATGGCTCGCAGACTCGGCCCCCAACTCGTCGGCGAGTGCGCTGGCTGCCGACGCGTCGACGTCGTGCAAGACCAGCGGATACCCGGCGCCTGACAGCGCGCGCGCCATGGGTCGACCCATCTGGCCGAGGCCAATGAACCCGATCGTCGGCTTGGCGTCACTCATCGTCAGTCCCGGCGTCGACTTCGTCGAAGACCTGCTGGGCCAGCTTGAAGCTTTCCATCGCCGCCGGCACGCCGCAATAGATCGCGGTCTGCAGCAGGATCTCGCGGATCTCGTCCCGAGTGACCCCGTTATTGAGCGCGCCGCGCAGGTGCAGACGGGTTTCGTGCGGACGGTTGAGTGCGGTCAGCATGGCGATGTTGAGCATGCTGCGTGTCTTGCGCGGCAAGCCATCTCGACCCCATATGTTCCCCCAGCAGTATTCGGTCACCAGCTCCTGCATTGACTCGGTGAACTCGGTGGCGTTCGCCAACGCGGGATCGACATACTCCGCGCCGAGTACCTCGCGTCGAATGCCCAGGCCCTTATCGAAAAGTTCGCTGCTCATGATGACTCCTTTGGTTGATCTCTTAAGCCGTTGAGGACGGCGGATTCTGCTGCTCGAGCAGTGACAGCACGTTGGCTGCCGCATTCTCAATATGCGTTCGTGTGGCGCGGCAGGCCGCCTCGCCGTCGCGTTGCGAGATGGCCTTCGCCATCTCACGCAGTTCGGCTACGGTGTTCGCCGGCCGGCCGGACCGCCCCATCGACAGCGCACGTAAAAGACTGACCCGGTTGTTCAGGACGTCCAGAATTCCGCGCAATATCGTGTTCTCGTCGATATCCAGCAGGATGTGATAGAAGCGCTGCTTGATATCCAGCAGGTCGGCGCCCGAGAGTTTGTCCACCGAACAGGCCGAAAGCTCGTCGATGACGATCTGTAGCTCGGCAACGTCCTCGTCACTGGCCGAAGCCACGAAATGTTCGACGGCCTGTGCTTCGAGCACGCGACGCACCTCATAGATCTGGCGCGCGTCCTCGACGGCAACGGATGCCACTACCGCGCCACGGTGGGGCACGAGTTCCACCAGACCCTCGGCCTCGAGACGCCTCAATGCCTCGCGCAGCGAAGTACGACTGACGTCCATCGCACTACAGAGCTGTTGCTCGACCAGGCGCTGGCCCGGTTTGAGCCGGCCCGATACGATTTCGTCGCGGAGCACGTCCTGAACCTGGTGGCGTAACGACGCCGACTGACGCTTTATCTTCACGGCGATATTCCCCTCACGGCGTGGATGGGCCGATCGTCGGTCGATCGGGCAAGATCAGCTGTCGATTATCACAGAAGGCTCGGACGCCACGACGGCACGAGACAACACGCGTCGATGGAGCGCTGTTTAAGCAGCAATTATCCAGAAGACAGCTATCGTCTCATTGTCCGACAATATTTTCTACGACGTGTGTCCGGGCTGCAACTAGACGAAAGTCAAATCGGTGATCCGCGCTCGCGGCCTGTACCCCGAACAAGCCGGGTCGGCGCTCGGCTCGGACAACACCGAAGCGTCTGCTACGGATCGATACCCGGTCGTCAGGCATCGCAAGACAGACTCAGAGCCGCGATCAACCGGCCGAAGCGGCGTTCGGGCGCCCAGGGTTGTACGCTGTCGTAGCCAGGCAGCGACCAAGCCGTCTGCGCGTCGCCTGCTGCTGGCCGCTCGACCCGCTCGAGTCGAGTATCGGTCGACGCCGACGAGCCATGTGAGACGCGTAACCAGAGCAACGGGCTTCTCTTCAATGCCCTAGCCGATTTTCGCCAGCCTGCGAGCATTCGGATGCGGCGGCTCGAGCAGGCGCCGGCATCAACCGCAGCTGCGACGATCCCATATTTCTGCTGGCGTGCCCGAGACACAAAAAAGCCCGGCAGCGGAACGCTTGCCGGGCTTGATCATGGGTCGCACGGAACCCCGTTCTGGTGGAGCCGGGCGGAATCGAACCGCCGACCTTCGCATTGCGAACGCGACGCTCTCCCAACTGAGCTACGGCCCCAGATTCTTTGCTGCGCTCTTGCCGAGCGAGCGGCGTATCATATCAGGCTTATGTCGTTTGCCAACCCCCTCGACCGCCCCGCCGACGTGTCGTCGATAGCGCCGCCGCTGCACCTGCTCATCTTTGCAAAGGCGCCCCGCTACGGCTATTGCAAGACCCGCCTGGCGCGAAGGCTGGGCCATTGCCGAGCGACGCGAATCTATCGCGCATTGCTCGAACATGCCGTACTACACGCGCGACGGGCCCACCATGGTCCAGTGATTGTCGTGTGTGCGCCGGACACGCGTCACCCGTTCTTTCAACGCATGGCTCGGCGTCACGACGTTCGGCTCGTGCGCCAGCCGCGTGGCGATCTCGGGCGGCGGATGCACCGCGCTCTGGCGACGGCGACCACCGACGGCGCCCCGGCGATCCTCATGGGCAGCGATCAGCCTGTGCTCGAAGACGGCTGGCTGGCCGATGCACGCCGCAGCCTCGACGTCGAAGACGCTTGGTTGGCGCCTTGTACCGACGGCGGGTACTGGGCGATCGGTCTGCGGCGAGCCGCGGCCGGCGTTTTTCGCGGGCCACGCTGGAGCAGCGCCCGGGTGGCCCGCCATACGCGAACCCGGCTGCGCGCGCTCGCGGGCCCGTGGCATGAGTGGCATCCTCGCCGCGATATCGACGACGCACGTGACTGGCTGAGGCTCAGCGCACCCCGCCGGTCGGCGCTGTCCCGGCAGGCGACCATGCCGGGGATTCGCTTCGTACGGGCCTAGCCCGCGTTGTCTGCCGCGCCCGTATCGGCGCGCGCCTGACGGACGCTGCGCAGATACCGGTCCAACCAGCCGTTCAGATCCGCCCACATACGCCTGACTTCGGCAGCATCCGGCGCTTGACGGGCATCGTCGAGTTCGACCGTGATTACCGGAATACCCCGCATGTGCGAAGCAAAGTTGCCGAGCGAACCCGGATACACAC from Salinisphaera sp. T31B1 carries:
- a CDS encoding TIGR04282 family arsenosugar biosynthesis glycosyltransferase; protein product: MSFANPLDRPADVSSIAPPLHLLIFAKAPRYGYCKTRLARRLGHCRATRIYRALLEHAVLHARRAHHGPVIVVCAPDTRHPFFQRMARRHDVRLVRQPRGDLGRRMHRALATATTDGAPAILMGSDQPVLEDGWLADARRSLDVEDAWLAPCTDGGYWAIGLRRAAAGVFRGPRWSSARVARHTRTRLRALAGPWHEWHPRRDIDDARDWLRLSAPRRSALSRQATMPGIRFVRA
- the pcaC gene encoding 4-carboxymuconolactone decarboxylase: MSSELFDKGLGIRREVLGAEYVDPALANATEFTESMQELVTEYCWGNIWGRDGLPRKTRSMLNIAMLTALNRPHETRLHLRGALNNGVTRDEIREILLQTAIYCGVPAAMESFKLAQQVFDEVDAGTDDE
- a CDS encoding GntR family transcriptional regulator yields the protein MKIKRQSASLRHQVQDVLRDEIVSGRLKPGQRLVEQQLCSAMDVSRTSLREALRRLEAEGLVELVPHRGAVVASVAVEDARQIYEVRRVLEAQAVEHFVASASDEDVAELQIVIDELSACSVDKLSGADLLDIKQRFYHILLDIDENTILRGILDVLNNRVSLLRALSMGRSGRPANTVAELREMAKAISQRDGEAACRATRTHIENAAANVLSLLEQQNPPSSTA